The segment AAGCgcttttttaactcaaaaaaaaGTGCGGCTAGATCACATACATTTTATTTCCCTCATATTTATATAACCAACAAAATCACgtcgaaaaatatatttcgcgCCTACAACGCTTTCTTTTTGACAACAGTGGGCAGCCGCACCCGCATCAATTGACACAAACTATTTCGCGTAACCTTAATTTCCTCCAACGCACCCTCCCAATTAGTGTCGCTTATAACCTGCATTATTTCATCCATATTGTCTTGAGGAATACTGCTGCTATCACCAGTAACCAACAGAGACTCGTACAGTTTTGCTGCGGTAGAACGTCTCACATAAGCCTGACGATGACACAGCAAAATGCTTATTTGAACCAAAGCTGTGTGGCATATTTCGCCAGGAATCTGCGGAAATAATCTTATGAAATCAAAGGAGATGAcacagaaatttttttttctgaaacttTAGCATGAATTATCATTTAACCCACCTGAATAAACTGACACAAAACGTTTATACCATCCATTAATTTATAGATGTCTTTGCATCCAGAAATTTCTAGTTGAACTAACTTTAAGATTCGCTTGGAAAAATCGCAGCTGGAATCGCTTATAATGGACGTTATGCAGCCTGAATCGAAAAGTTTATCTAAGAACCTAAATAAAGGTACAGTTATCCGATCCTGCTTTTGATTATCTACGAATATTCCAATAATGGTTTCACAAATCCGTTTAATTTCCTGAGATCCTTTCAAAAGTTCCTGATCTTTGAGATAATCAAACAACGAATGACCAGAACTTTTCACCTACAATATACCGAGTGACGCATAGCGATGTTTGCGTTTGAAACGTCTCACCAATGATTCCGTCAACCCTCCAACACTGCATATCAGCCCTAATAGAACATTATAGGTGTAGGGAGGAAATTGTAGAAGTTGAACGAACTTTGGAAATGTCGATCCTGCAGAATTCCAGTTTAACATGTTGCATTCTTCTTTAGGGAATATTAAAGACAGTTGATCATAGTGCTCAATATTAGGTACTCGTGGATTGCTAGAATCAATTATATGTTGAACCGTTTAAGACATGGCAGCACATTCTTACTTATAAATAAAGCTATAAAAGACTTTGCCAGCTAGAGCTCTTGTGCGGTCAATTTTCTCTACTGCTTGTTGAGCTATTTGCGAAAGAACTTTATTCATCAAGTCAGAGATTAATAACTGAGGGCAGCGTTCAGAAAGTAGGAGAGTCAACACCTAAATCGgttgtaattatttaatatgacAATAACAAAAGATTGATTAAAGATCAACACCTGTAAACCTGTAACGCAAGCCTCCCTAACCCATGCGCCAATATCGCCTCTTTTGTCTTGAGTATAGTCTTTTAATCCTTGGAAGAAGgtaatgtaaatttttgtgaTGTAGTCTTCAttaaaatctataattttttatagggGTTGTGACGGAATGACAATAACttgcggtttttttgttttttctttgcaaaatCATTTTATCTTACCATTTCCAATCTCATCTGCCATTGTGGACACAATCGCAGTCAACGCTTTGACGCCGTCTCTCCTGCTCTCCGCCCATTTTGCAGTAGCCGTTGAAATCTTTGTGCAATTTATCAAAGAATCGACCACAAACCGAAAATTAGGGCGCAAAATGTGTTTTGGTAGAGACCCCAAAGCCAAAGCGTGCCCCATTCTCGACGACTGTTTAACTTCCATGGACATTTCCGCTACATAATTTTTCACCAACAGTGTGTTAACATCCGATTTGTCTGGAGACACGTAATATTCTTTTAAGAGAACTGGAAGAGCAGACACTGCGATCATACGGACATTGGCTACTTCATAAGAGAGTGATTCGTTTAATAGCGCCAGCCAGTAATCTAAAATCATATACTTCAGTGCGTAATTGTTAACAATTACATAATTGCTATAAAAGATCATTTTCTACGCTCACACCAAAACTACATTaactaaaaaagttttttcaatagaaaatGGTCCTTCCAATTTAGGAATAATACAATACCAATAACAACATCACTGTGATATGGCAGCTTAGacaaagaacatttttctatGAAATCAGCACAAGCCTGTTTCATCAGCTCTCCACCCAAACCacgaaaatacaaattatctCGGAATTTTGGTATTAAGTCCTTTATTTTCCCCAGTAAAGCGTCTGTTAATCGTAACTCAGAACTGTCTCCTAAGACGGAGAGAGCATAAACAATTTGACCAACTGCAATAACAGCCCCATGCCGGCAATTTAAATCTATACTCTCAGTTTTCTCAAAAAGCTTGGGTAGTACTTTCTCAATCAAATAATGAGGAGCCTATATAATGACACAAAAACCTAGAAAAACCCCTCATCattttaataactaattttaCCTGTGACGTAAGGTTATGCAAAGCCTTTGCAGTAAGCTCCCTAATAGAACAATCCCAATGATCGACTTTCCTGGCCACCAAATGGTCAATTAAGGGATTAGCATATTCGTCGAATTGCGCGATAAAAACGCTGATACTTAAATACGAATTATTGCGAACACTCACAGCGTAAAAGTCGGCAGTAGTTAGGATATCAATTCCATGAGGAAAGGTGCCTTGTCTGCCAACATTTTCCTGAAAAGCCGCTGATGCGGCTCTTCGACAATTTATCTACGAAATCGAGAACTAAATAGCAGTAATTTTCCTAATCTGAGCTCTCACCTCTTTATCAAAACATGTTACAATTAGCAACGTGCTGGCAAGATCTCGTACGTAAGGGGCCAAATCTTTAGGTTCATAAGCACGTGCGAATGACCAGCAAACATAGCAAGCGGCGTCTCTAATGTGAGATCCTACTGAAGAATAACCCTTTGGTTCATCGTAAACTAGGgcttttaatattaaaggCACCACTTGGGGTAATCTTTCCCGGAGAAGAAGGCCTCGTCTTCCTATATACATAAATTCAAACTATTTAGTTCATTGATTCTTTTGTGGAAGagaatttataatattatacCTAGTTCAGCTAAAGCAATACAACCACCATGCCAAGCAGCATCATTTTCTCGAGGCCCTAATAATTCCAAAACAGATCCTACAACTTCATCAGCCAATTCTTTAGGTAGACGAGCTGTAACTCTGCCAACTCCTTTGGCGGCTGACCATCTGAAAGCAACATGTTATTTTCATTGGTAATGATATAAATATACTTGGTGAATAGTTTAAACTATAAGTTAGTAGGTAAGCTGAGATATTCTTGAAAAGTTATATATTGTTGTTTGCATTATTACACTACAATTTATATTGCTATAAAATGACTCATTTTACCTAACAACACCATCAGCACATCTCAATCCCTGTATAAGCTGATCAATTACTTCTTCAACCTCATCTGGAACATCTACAGCTTCTTCTGGCCTTTCAACACTGTGATTACCTTCTATATTTAAAGACAAATCTCCTGCAGCATTCAGATTTGCTGCCAAGGAACGACTGCCTCTTTGATACCTCCAAGATGCAATTTGTGGAGGCAAAAAAGTCAAGCCTTCAATTAAGTAAGAACTTGAGTAATTGGTTCCTTGTTATTTAGGTAATGTGAAATTCATCTAAAATCcacattttcatttgaatttaacTTACCAAttctttgaattattttatatacaagTTTTTGAACATTAGTCCCAGAGCTGTCCTTAAATTCTGAATTAATTATCCATGCTAGAAGCTTCTGGGCATGTGGTAAAATATCTTCTCTTTTGCCATGTTTAATAATCATGGCAATGCAAGCTAAAGTCCCATACTTGACAAAAACATTACTCTCTTGTGCCAAACTTTGCTCTCTGACCCAATCAAAAAATGGCACTAAATGCTTTTCTTTCACATCATTCCTTGgaagaaatatatataaattcattaatgacaaaataaacgaatattaataaaacacttacctatttatgaatttataaGACAAAAAGGCAGCTGCATCTCTGCATTTATCCGGAACAATTGCATACATTTTGATCACATCTAAAACTCTATCCATGACAGATCTCTTGCCCGTTTCACTTTCATGAAAACCATCAAAGCGTGAGAGATCAAAGGGGATCATAATGATTATTGATAGCCACAAAAGCAAGATATACCTAGTGGTCCAAGTGTCAGAATCACGAGCATTCTGTTCCTCTAAGAAACAGAGCACTGGCTCAAAATCGGCAACCTCATGAGGGAGGTGTTTTACAATATCCTTATACCCTCGAACATTGACAAGTGCAAACATATAATTGAATGCTACATGCTTTAGATATAGGGAATTTCTATTGTTCCTCACTATACTAATAAACTTTT is part of the Euwallacea fornicatus isolate EFF26 chromosome 8, ASM4011564v1, whole genome shotgun sequence genome and harbors:
- the TBCD gene encoding tubulin-specific chaperone D, whose protein sequence is MVNLQEDPSKEDEPFGLGCALDYFSEYEDVLQMIENLKTLVEAARSEQEKAYEKFSFILSQYIEQPHLLDSHIDSILEKFISIVRNNRNSLYLKHVAFNYMFALVNVRGYKDIVKHLPHEVADFEPVLCFLEEQNARDSDTWTTRYILLLWLSIIIMIPFDLSRFDGFHESETGKRSVMDRVLDVIKMYAIVPDKCRDAAAFLSYKFINRNDVKEKHLVPFFDWVREQSLAQESNVFVKYGTLACIAMIIKHGKREDILPHAQKLLAWIINSEFKDSSGTNVQKLVYKIIQRIGLTFLPPQIASWRYQRGSRSLAANLNAAGDLSLNIEGNHSVERPEEAVDVPDEVEEVIDQLIQGLRCADGVVRWSAAKGVGRVTARLPKELADEVVGSVLELLGPRENDAAWHGGCIALAELGRRGLLLRERLPQVVPLILKALVYDEPKGYSSVGSHIRDAACYVCWSFARAYEPKDLAPYVRDLASTLLIVTCFDKEINCRRAASAAFQENVGRQGTFPHGIDILTTADFYAVSVRNNSYLSISVFIAQFDEYANPLIDHLVARKVDHWDCSIRELTAKALHNLTSQAPHYLIEKVLPKLFEKTESIDLNCRHGAVIAVGQIVYALSVLGDSSELRLTDALLGKIKDLIPKFRDNLYFRGLGGELMKQACADFIEKCSLSKLPYHSDVVIDYWLALLNESLSYEVANVRMIAVSALPVLLKEYYVSPDKSDVNTLLVKNYVAEMSMEVKQSSRMGHALALGSLPKHILRPNFRFVVDSLINCTKISTATAKWAESRRDGVKALTAIVSTMADEIGNDFNEDYITKIYITFFQGLKDYTQDKRGDIGAWVREACVTGLQVLTLLLSERCPQLLISDLMNKVLSQIAQQAVEKIDRTRALAGKVFYSFIYNNPRVPNIEHYDQLSLIFPKEECNMLNWNSAGSTFPKFVQLLQFPPYTYNVLLGLICSVGGLTESLVKSSGHSLFDYLKDQELLKGSQEIKRICETIIGIFVDNQKQDRITVPLFRFLDKLFDSGCITSIISDSSCDFSKRILKLVQLEISGCKDIYKLMDGINVLCQFIQIPGEICHTALVQISILLCHRQAYVRRSTAAKLYESLLVTGDSSSIPQDNMDEIMQVISDTNWEGALEEIKVTRNSLCQLMRVRLPTVVKKKAL